A single genomic interval of Myxosarcina sp. GI1 harbors:
- a CDS encoding Crp/Fnr family transcriptional regulator, giving the protein MTQGEILHLAGERINEVYFPIDCLLSMTITMSDGRTIETGLAGNRDVLGVNGFMSSTETNQTEYIVQISGRAFKTSAQIMRSMFLKNLELRTLMLCHTQVLIAQLAQTVACNGLHSLEQRMSRWLLEARERTSFNKLYLTHEFISNMLGVRRAGVTQCAKQFQNRGIIQYSRGHIEIIDRQGLEDSACECFWVVKQESDRLLGISDRLTANDR; this is encoded by the coding sequence TTGACTCAGGGAGAAATCCTTCATTTAGCTGGTGAAAGGATTAATGAAGTTTATTTTCCCATAGACTGTTTGCTCTCGATGACCATAACTATGAGCGACGGCAGAACGATAGAGACTGGTTTGGCTGGCAATCGAGATGTTTTGGGTGTTAATGGTTTTATGAGTAGCACTGAAACTAATCAGACGGAATATATCGTTCAAATTTCTGGTCGGGCATTTAAAACCAGCGCGCAGATAATGCGCTCGATGTTTCTAAAAAATTTAGAGTTGCGAACTCTGATGTTGTGTCATACTCAAGTACTAATCGCTCAACTCGCTCAAACTGTTGCCTGCAATGGACTTCATAGTTTAGAACAACGAATGTCGCGCTGGTTGCTAGAAGCACGAGAGCGCACTAGCTTCAACAAACTATACTTAACTCATGAATTTATCAGTAATATGTTAGGGGTGCGTCGTGCAGGAGTAACTCAATGTGCTAAGCAATTTCAGAATCGAGGTATTATTCAATACTCACGCGGTCATATAGAAATTATCGATCGCCAGGGACTAGAAGACAGTGCTTGCGAATGTTTTTGGGTAGTGAAACAAGAATCCGATCGCCTGCTGGGAATTTCAGATAGACTAACAGCTAACGATCGCTAG
- a CDS encoding PAS domain S-box protein, protein MLKQISPLLISQEHGFCIIEMLFDRQQQPIDYRFVAVNRAFEKQTGLKQALGKRMLELVPNHDKHWFEIYGRVALTSEAIHFEHFASALNRWYRVYAYPVERIESQHNNVAIFFQEIKELKPLATLSNNRTNDVAIASEEFDGSYKTDFEGKFIFVAPKLCEKLGYSQSELLGKTFAEIMYPEDVAKNIDLLKRMASNSLPYRLKQHLLRKNGSPLAVKLVAYPIYNVANTVEFARTVITCDSEVQKLQSRMQQSERRLALLAEIVRDVFWILDPKSSQILYVSPSYERVWGRSRQEIYRNYTNWLETVYPGDRQRIIETTASFDYQEDAEIKYRIVRPDGSIRWISDRGFAIRDSQGQIDQIIGIARDITAEKQTKWQLERNNQFFKFLSDSAINLVKHPDSEAYLSNLLNRLVSLLQLKCYYFCAIAEDKIHLQLKLSYGIDTVTRQKIESVNLNDSVCGIALVSEGRLEIANVQNIANSKFDLLHSLGITAHACYAVIVEDKVVGTLSFSRDTGNSFDAEETTLLRTVSDLVAIALMPKS, encoded by the coding sequence ATGCTAAAGCAAATTTCCCCTTTATTAATTTCTCAGGAACATGGTTTTTGTATTATCGAAATGTTGTTCGATCGCCAGCAGCAACCCATCGATTATCGTTTTGTAGCGGTAAATCGAGCTTTTGAAAAACAGACTGGACTAAAACAGGCTCTTGGTAAACGAATGCTCGAACTCGTTCCCAACCACGATAAACACTGGTTTGAAATTTATGGTCGAGTCGCGCTAACAAGCGAAGCAATTCATTTCGAGCATTTTGCTTCGGCATTGAACCGTTGGTATCGCGTTTATGCTTATCCCGTCGAACGGATAGAAAGCCAACACAACAATGTTGCCATCTTTTTTCAAGAAATAAAGGAGTTAAAACCACTAGCAACATTATCAAACAATAGAACAAATGACGTAGCGATCGCTAGTGAAGAATTTGATGGCAGCTATAAAACCGATTTTGAGGGCAAATTTATTTTTGTCGCTCCAAAACTATGCGAAAAGTTAGGCTATTCTCAATCCGAACTCTTGGGTAAAACATTTGCCGAAATAATGTACCCCGAAGACGTAGCCAAAAATATAGACTTGTTAAAACGTATGGCTAGTAATAGTTTGCCATATCGACTCAAACAGCATCTTCTTCGTAAAAACGGTTCGCCGCTCGCAGTCAAACTTGTGGCATATCCTATCTACAATGTAGCAAACACTGTTGAGTTTGCCCGTACCGTCATTACTTGTGATAGCGAAGTACAGAAGCTACAATCTCGTATGCAACAGAGCGAAAGACGTTTGGCTTTGTTGGCAGAAATTGTTCGAGATGTATTTTGGATACTAGATCCTAAAAGTTCGCAGATTTTATATGTCAGTCCTTCCTACGAAAGAGTTTGGGGACGCTCCAGACAAGAGATTTATCGAAATTACACCAACTGGCTTGAGACAGTTTATCCTGGCGATCGCCAACGAATTATAGAAACTACTGCCAGTTTTGATTACCAAGAAGACGCTGAAATAAAATATCGTATCGTTCGCCCTGATGGTTCGATTCGCTGGATAAGCGATCGTGGCTTTGCCATTCGAGATAGCCAAGGTCAAATCGACCAAATTATTGGTATCGCTAGAGATATCACTGCTGAAAAACAAACAAAATGGCAGCTAGAAAGGAACAACCAGTTTTTTAAGTTTTTGTCTGACTCGGCAATAAATCTAGTCAAACACCCCGATTCCGAAGCATATCTTTCTAATTTATTAAATCGACTTGTTTCATTGCTGCAACTTAAATGTTATTACTTTTGTGCGATCGCCGAAGATAAAATTCATCTACAGCTAAAACTCAGTTATGGAATTGACACAGTAACTCGTCAGAAAATAGAGAGCGTTAATTTAAATGATTCGGTCTGCGGTATTGCTCTTGTTTCTGAAGGAAGATTAGAAATAGCCAACGTGCAAAATATAGCCAATTCTAAATTCGATCTGCTTCACAGTCTCGGCATCACCGCTCATGCCTGTTATGCTGTAATCGTTGAAGATAAAGTAGTGGGAACGCTTTCTTTTAGTAGGGATACGGGAAATAGCTTTGATGCCGAAGAAACTACCTTGTTACGAACAGTTTCAGATCTGGTAGCGATCGCGCTGATGCCAAAAAGTTAG
- a CDS encoding competence protein CoiA family protein: MPFKALDAATKQKIISFNYSSKLELIAKHQNIVCIYCGAAMHCRERVGYLLHFVHNAPPQKCPSAGESWVHLECKKIIYDLLTKRLSELSKELRNNYRVDIECPVKAIGRIIDVALLYRDVPVEAHEAQISPITVKELESRNQDYQSLGIAPYWYFGRKSLNPEIKKWCERTAGEVRFFEIE; encoded by the coding sequence ATGCCTTTTAAAGCTTTAGATGCTGCTACCAAACAGAAAATAATATCTTTTAATTATTCTTCCAAACTAGAGTTAATCGCCAAGCACCAAAATATTGTCTGTATTTATTGTGGTGCGGCAATGCATTGTCGCGAGCGCGTAGGATACTTATTACACTTCGTTCACAACGCTCCGCCACAAAAATGCCCCTCAGCAGGAGAAAGCTGGGTTCATCTAGAGTGTAAGAAAATAATATACGACTTATTAACTAAAAGACTGAGCGAACTTAGCAAGGAACTTAGAAATAACTATCGAGTCGATATTGAATGTCCCGTCAAAGCAATTGGCAGAATTATCGATGTCGCCCTGCTTTATAGAGATGTACCTGTCGAAGCTCACGAAGCGCAAATTTCTCCGATTACTGTAAAAGAGCTAGAAAGCAGAAACCAGGATTATCAATCATTGGGTATTGCGCCCTACTGGTATTTTGGGCGAAAATCTTTGAATCCAGAGATAAAAAAGTGGTGCGAGCGCACTGCTGGGGAGGTAAGATTTTTTGAGATTGAATGA
- a CDS encoding glutathione S-transferase family protein, translated as MATGMMIDGKWTNEEYEKDDKGRFQRNPTTFRDRLTADGSSGFPTAADRYHLYVSYACPWAHRTLIMRSLKGLEDAISISVVDPLMAEGGWEFSDFKDTVPDTVNHASYLREVYAKADPNYTGRVTVPILWDKQTGTIVNNESREIIRMLDTELEAIAKNSVDLYPQKLQTEIDKAIDDIYQPINNGVYRAGFARSQAAYEEAVTELFSALNYWEKVLDKQQYLCGDVLTEADICMFTTLFRFDAVYYVHFKCNLRHIWDYPNLWSYLKKIYQHPGVKETCNLEHIKLHYYQSHPHINPSGIVPQGPIISFG; from the coding sequence ATGGCAACGGGAATGATGATCGATGGTAAATGGACAAACGAAGAATACGAAAAAGACGATAAAGGGCGTTTTCAGCGCAATCCTACCACCTTTCGCGATCGCCTAACTGCTGACGGTTCTAGTGGTTTTCCTACCGCCGCCGACAGATACCATCTTTATGTTTCCTATGCCTGTCCCTGGGCACATCGCACTTTAATTATGCGAAGTTTGAAGGGATTAGAAGATGCTATTAGCATCTCAGTAGTCGATCCGTTGATGGCAGAAGGCGGATGGGAATTTTCTGATTTTAAAGACACCGTTCCCGATACTGTCAATCATGCCAGTTATTTAAGAGAAGTATATGCCAAAGCCGACCCCAACTATACAGGCAGAGTTACCGTACCTATTTTGTGGGACAAGCAAACTGGAACGATAGTTAATAACGAATCTCGCGAAATTATACGAATGTTAGATACGGAACTAGAAGCAATTGCCAAAAACTCTGTAGATTTATATCCTCAAAAGCTACAAACAGAAATTGACAAGGCGATCGACGATATCTATCAACCAATTAACAATGGCGTTTACCGAGCAGGATTTGCGCGATCGCAAGCTGCTTACGAGGAAGCAGTTACAGAATTATTTTCCGCTTTGAATTACTGGGAAAAAGTATTAGATAAACAGCAATATCTCTGCGGCGACGTACTAACAGAAGCCGACATTTGTATGTTTACTACCCTATTTCGTTTTGATGCCGTTTACTACGTACACTTTAAATGCAATCTGCGCCATATTTGGGATTATCCTAATTTGTGGAGCTATCTCAAAAAAATCTATCAGCATCCAGGAGTTAAAGAAACTTGCAATCTAGAACATATCAAACTGCACTATTATCAAAGTCATCCTCATATCAATCCTAGCGGTATCGTTCCTCAAGGACCAATAATAAGTTTTGGCTAA
- a CDS encoding Hpt domain-containing protein — protein MDTTNQQRILGYFIEEAKEHLQTLEQGILQLSTSAKDAETVNEMFRAAHSVKGGAAMLGYTSIQKTAHRLEDSFKVLKENQINVDSKLENLFLNGYDCLQDLIERLESSSDFSDKDAVEILSQAEDNFVDLQNYLNSLLSGGDSSSKITVVLKQMLQLFKQPDSAENRQKLQDLCQSLAQIAPDQANWQKLINSAKLAVSNKKYPYNAIAQVVIKELKLAGDKLNAGQADTIVPSRNLQQLAATAGGTAASATITIPREPQAAAVALMKSFNKQQLKQICQIISSRL, from the coding sequence TTGGATACAACCAATCAACAAAGAATTCTAGGCTATTTCATAGAAGAAGCAAAAGAACATTTGCAAACTTTAGAACAGGGAATATTACAGCTATCTACCTCTGCAAAGGATGCCGAAACTGTAAACGAAATGTTTCGTGCGGCACATTCTGTAAAAGGTGGAGCGGCAATGCTCGGTTATACTAGCATTCAAAAAACCGCTCACCGTCTGGAAGATTCTTTCAAAGTACTTAAAGAAAATCAAATTAATGTCGATAGCAAGTTAGAAAATTTATTTTTAAACGGATACGATTGTCTTCAAGATCTGATCGAACGTTTGGAAAGCTCTAGCGATTTTAGCGACAAAGATGCCGTCGAAATTTTATCGCAGGCTGAAGATAACTTTGTAGACTTGCAAAATTATTTGAATAGCTTACTTTCTGGTGGTGATTCGAGCAGTAAGATTACTGTAGTTCTCAAACAAATGTTACAGCTATTCAAACAGCCCGATAGTGCTGAAAATCGCCAAAAACTACAGGATTTATGTCAATCATTAGCCCAAATAGCTCCAGACCAAGCTAACTGGCAAAAACTGATTAATTCTGCCAAGTTAGCAGTAAGCAACAAAAAATATCCTTATAATGCGATCGCGCAAGTAGTTATTAAAGAGCTTAAGCTAGCAGGGGATAAACTAAATGCTGGACAGGCAGATACTATAGTTCCCAGTAGAAATTTACAGCAGCTAGCGGCAACCGCAGGCGGAACTGCTGCTTCAGCAACGATAACTATTCCTAGAGAGCCACAGGCAGCAGCAGTCGCTCTAATGAAATCTTTCAACAAACAGCAACTCAAGCAGATTTGTCAAATTATCTCTAGCCGACTATAA
- a CDS encoding cupin domain-containing protein: MLVQKLSEMAEFVAGDGTQLRELLHPDKQSLELGYSLAWASVPVGQTSLPHSLEFSEVYYLIGGRGKMFIDDETREVEAGDAIYIPPNAKQYIQNLGEEPLVFICIVDPAWKKEAETVYSEE, encoded by the coding sequence ATGTTAGTTCAAAAACTCAGTGAGATGGCAGAATTTGTAGCAGGAGATGGTACACAATTAAGAGAACTGCTACATCCAGACAAACAGTCTTTAGAATTGGGTTACAGTTTAGCTTGGGCGAGCGTTCCTGTCGGACAAACTTCATTACCTCATTCTCTGGAATTTTCAGAAGTTTATTATCTGATTGGCGGTCGGGGTAAAATGTTTATCGATGATGAAACTCGCGAGGTGGAAGCAGGAGACGCAATTTATATTCCACCAAATGCCAAACAATATATTCAAAATCTTGGTGAAGAACCTCTGGTATTTATTTGTATTGTCGATCCCGCCTGGAAAAAAGAAGCCGAAACGGTTTATTCAGAGGAATAA
- a CDS encoding AsnC family transcriptional regulator — METFISLDNTNIQLLTEINELGEASIAELSNAVYLTQDAVRRRLNKLEQEHLITYRKKRKSNGAVAHFFTLNNDFEEELVFRMQDDRSISASYLEKLSENQLKALTALALIGQGTVKDIFEKSGMKKSSSTHSALSRLIGDKTVRRRYESEGKSGYIYFFTNLIPARDCIEEFNRRFLFHEIQECSLLKMTNNLHYGSNNDKDHNTNDLIYSDEVNTVEKTSVASEVMSFSSRLRRYCEMKNQLNVLKQELIDEGGEDIKYLIENNYTF; from the coding sequence ATGGAAACATTTATAAGTCTGGATAATACAAACATACAACTTTTGACTGAGATAAATGAGCTTGGAGAGGCATCTATCGCAGAATTAAGCAATGCAGTTTACCTAACTCAAGATGCAGTCAGAAGAAGATTAAACAAACTAGAGCAAGAACATTTAATTACTTATAGAAAAAAAAGGAAAAGTAATGGTGCTGTTGCTCACTTCTTTACGCTCAATAATGATTTTGAAGAAGAGCTAGTTTTTAGAATGCAAGATGATCGTAGTATTTCTGCCTCATATTTAGAAAAGCTTAGTGAAAATCAATTAAAAGCTTTGACTGCTTTAGCTTTGATAGGTCAAGGAACTGTTAAAGATATTTTTGAAAAGTCTGGGATGAAAAAGTCTTCAAGTACCCATTCAGCTCTTAGTAGATTAATAGGAGATAAAACGGTTCGTCGTCGCTATGAATCAGAAGGGAAATCTGGATATATCTATTTTTTTACGAATTTAATACCCGCTAGAGATTGTATTGAGGAATTTAATAGAAGATTTTTATTTCACGAAATTCAAGAATGTAGCTTATTAAAAATGACAAACAACTTACATTACGGCTCAAATAACGATAAAGACCATAATACAAATGATTTAATTTACTCCGATGAAGTTAATACTGTGGAAAAAACCTCAGTAGCTTCTGAAGTTATGAGTTTTTCGTCTAGGCTGAGAAGATATTGCGAAATGAAAAATCAATTAAATGTACTAAAGCAAGAATTGATAGATGAAGGAGGAGAAGATATCAAGTATCTTATCGAAAACAATTATACCTTCTAA
- a CDS encoding 1-acyl-sn-glycerol-3-phosphate acyltransferase produces the protein MSDRSSQFFPPQLNPLFTRLCQSISYPAACLAYQLELAIAPEDVAKLKEIESERIVYLPNHPTLDDGVVMFLLSARIGQLFNYIIAQEAFQGWIGKFLQTIGAYSIRRGVGDRSSIVQTLKLLQQPATHLVIFPEGGCSYQNDTVMPFRAGAIELSFKALAQIAKQETVPDFYLVPVSLKYRYTSPMDSAIAKTLSHLEATLKITPLTNDFYQRLRIVAERILIDLEHHYFSGKLDTTLNWNQRIERLKELLIDRCETKLGLTPADRLPLRERVYKIQSLLDSPLQALDITKATREDLYQTTVRLLNFDAIYDGYVAEYPTAERFLDTLARLEREVYQINYPPVKGHRKACINIGSPVNLKDYFTQYRENREAVVQKLNQQLQETVQKNLTQSAFD, from the coding sequence ATGTCCGATCGCAGCTCGCAATTTTTTCCCCCGCAACTCAATCCTTTATTTACTCGACTTTGCCAGAGCATTTCTTATCCTGCTGCTTGTCTTGCCTATCAGCTAGAATTAGCGATCGCTCCCGAAGATGTCGCCAAGCTTAAAGAAATTGAATCGGAACGCATTGTCTATCTACCCAACCATCCTACATTAGACGATGGAGTTGTAATGTTTCTCCTGTCGGCAAGAATAGGGCAATTATTTAATTACATCATCGCCCAGGAAGCTTTTCAAGGCTGGATAGGTAAATTTTTACAGACAATTGGAGCTTATTCAATTAGAAGAGGAGTTGGCGATCGCTCCAGTATCGTCCAAACTTTAAAATTACTCCAACAACCTGCTACCCATTTAGTTATTTTTCCCGAAGGGGGTTGTTCCTATCAAAATGATACGGTTATGCCTTTTCGTGCGGGAGCGATCGAACTATCTTTTAAAGCACTCGCTCAAATTGCCAAACAAGAAACCGTTCCCGACTTTTATTTAGTACCCGTAAGTTTAAAGTATCGCTATACAAGTCCTATGGACTCGGCGATCGCAAAAACTTTGAGTCATTTGGAAGCAACTTTAAAAATTACTCCTCTTACTAATGATTTTTATCAGCGTTTGCGAATCGTTGCTGAAAGAATCTTGATCGATTTAGAACATCACTACTTTAGCGGCAAACTCGATACCACACTCAACTGGAATCAACGCATCGAAAGGCTTAAAGAGTTACTAATCGATCGCTGCGAAACCAAGCTAGGATTAACCCCGGCAGATCGCTTGCCTCTACGGGAAAGAGTCTATAAAATACAGTCACTGTTAGATTCTCCCCTTCAGGCATTAGACATAACCAAAGCAACCAGAGAAGATCTCTATCAAACTACGGTACGATTATTAAATTTCGACGCTATTTACGATGGTTATGTTGCCGAGTATCCAACGGCAGAAAGGTTTTTAGATACTTTGGCGCGATTGGAACGAGAAGTTTATCAAATTAACTATCCACCCGTAAAAGGACATCGTAAAGCCTGTATTAATATCGGCTCGCCAGTTAACCTCAAAGACTACTTTACCCAATATCGAGAAAATCGCGAAGCAGTAGTCCAAAAGTTAAATCAACAATTGCAAGAAACAGTACAAAAAAATTTGACACAATCTGCTTTTGATTGA
- a CDS encoding transposase, with product MAHSQKSIRDHARNRTHPNIDNKVIAQQLEDLVKPKGNPILDLRLVEIRHGRSWYRYLTSVLDPKILPPFVVGALYSRRWRIEESFLLLKRLLGLSYLWTGEPLRWAGSPT from the coding sequence ATGGCACACTCACAAAAAAGCATCAGAGACCACGCCAGAAATAGAACTCATCCCAATATAGATAATAAAGTAATTGCTCAACAGCTAGAGGATTTGGTCAAACCTAAAGGTAATCCCATTCTGGATTTGCGTTTAGTTGAGATTCGTCATGGTCGTAGCTGGTATCGATATCTTACTTCGGTACTTGACCCCAAGATTTTACCTCCCTTTGTGGTTGGCGCTCTCTACTCACGTCGCTGGCGAATCGAAGAAAGTTTTCTTCTACTTAAACGGTTGCTAGGTTTGAGTTACTTGTGGACTGGTGAGCCACTGCGTTGGGCGGGTTCCCCGACTTGA
- a CDS encoding HAD-IA family hydrolase, whose product MNSQLSFETAKPKVIYLDAVGTLFGIKGSVGEIYRAIAIKYGVQAEAAAIDRAFIDNFKQSPPLAFQEDRLEAIVRQEFIWWKNLAEATFTQIEVLDNFTDFNAFFDELYAHFATKKPWYIYSDVVPSLKKWRQQGIQLGVISNFDTRLNTVLKLFDLDLFFSSITVSSIVGSAKPDKKIFQAALAKHNINASQAYHIGDSFNADYQGAKNIGIKSFWLDRSQTSIENRERLPNLMSLG is encoded by the coding sequence ATGAATTCTCAACTATCTTTTGAGACTGCCAAACCCAAGGTAATTTATCTCGATGCTGTAGGAACTTTATTCGGAATTAAAGGTAGCGTAGGCGAAATTTATCGAGCGATCGCTATTAAGTATGGAGTACAAGCAGAGGCTGCTGCAATCGATCGAGCTTTTATTGACAATTTTAAACAGAGTCCGCCCTTAGCTTTTCAAGAAGATCGATTAGAAGCAATTGTGCGACAAGAATTTATTTGGTGGAAAAATTTAGCCGAAGCAACGTTTACTCAAATAGAAGTTTTAGATAATTTTACTGATTTTAATGCTTTTTTTGACGAGCTATATGCTCATTTTGCAACTAAAAAACCTTGGTATATTTATTCAGACGTAGTTCCTAGCCTAAAAAAATGGCGACAACAGGGAATTCAATTAGGTGTTATTTCTAATTTTGATACCCGTCTAAATACAGTATTAAAACTGTTCGATCTCGATCTATTTTTCAGTAGTATTACCGTTTCTTCAATTGTTGGCTCTGCCAAACCAGATAAAAAAATTTTTCAAGCAGCATTAGCAAAACATAATATTAATGCTAGCCAAGCCTATCATATTGGTGATAGTTTTAACGCCGATTATCAAGGAGCAAAAAATATCGGAATTAAATCTTTTTGGTTAGATCGCTCTCAAACATCGATCGAAAATCGAGAGCGACTACCCAATTTAATGAGTCTGGGATAA
- a CDS encoding response regulator gives MLNFLLLEDSPLDAEVLLATLNDGGIDCELWLADTRAEFIEALETKRFDLILADYAVPGFDGASALKIARRLCPEMPFIFVSGSLGEELAIESIKQGATDYVLKQRLERLVPCVHRALREADERRARLQAETALKESEAILKAELNATKQLQLISSQLIQEDDVNSLYEQILDATIALMRSDMGSLQMLDMQQNELLLLASRGFAPQSIASWQRVRSDSPCVCGMALNKGERVFVPDIETCDFIADVMTYEAFRLSDIRSVYTTPLLTRTGHIVGMISAHWRKPHQPLERELNLLEVLTRQAADLIEQLQTAAELSQLLEREREARQEAERANRVKDEFLSILSHELRSPLNPILGWSILLQKQKLDSTQMAKGLAAIERNAKVQTQLIDDLLDVARILEKKLRLKPTAVALNSVVVAAIETLKTIAESKSISISLNSDLSSSEKVWGDPVRLQQIVWNLLSNAIKFTPSGGRVDIRLERIEDLAQITVSDTGKGIAPDFLPYIFESFRQQDASTTREFGGLGLGLAIVRYLVEAHDGTIIADSSGEGLGATFTIELPLLQVPLDSNGTRELPPSELDLTGIRILAVDDRADARNLLTAVLTSYGAEVRTVTSANEVLTIIDSFQPYVLIGDLAMPDMDGYTLIEQIRALPSQIGEQIVAIALTAYAREEDRQRALASGYQAYLTKPLNPLRLVQTVADFFN, from the coding sequence ATGTTAAACTTTCTCTTACTAGAAGACAGTCCCTTAGATGCCGAAGTACTACTAGCCACCCTAAATGATGGCGGTATTGACTGCGAACTGTGGTTGGCAGACACTCGTGCTGAGTTTATCGAAGCTCTAGAAACTAAGCGGTTTGACCTGATTTTGGCAGACTATGCCGTTCCTGGTTTTGATGGTGCTTCTGCCTTAAAAATTGCTCGCCGTCTGTGTCCTGAAATGCCATTTATCTTTGTCTCTGGCAGTTTGGGAGAAGAATTGGCGATCGAATCAATCAAACAGGGAGCTACCGACTATGTTCTCAAGCAACGGTTGGAGCGGTTAGTGCCTTGCGTCCATCGAGCTTTACGGGAAGCCGATGAACGTCGCGCTCGTCTACAAGCCGAAACCGCCTTAAAAGAAAGTGAGGCGATACTGAAGGCAGAATTAAACGCTACCAAACAGCTACAGCTAATTAGCAGCCAATTAATTCAGGAAGACGATGTTAACTCTCTTTACGAGCAAATTCTAGATGCAACCATTGCCTTAATGCGATCGGATATGGGTAGTTTGCAGATGCTCGATATGCAACAAAACGAGCTACTCCTGCTGGCATCCCGAGGCTTCGCTCCGCAATCGATTGCCTCTTGGCAACGGGTAAGAAGTGATTCGCCCTGTGTATGCGGCATGGCTTTAAACAAAGGCGAACGAGTATTTGTGCCAGATATCGAAACCTGCGATTTTATCGCTGACGTAATGACTTATGAGGCTTTTCGTCTGTCTGATATTAGATCTGTATACACCACACCATTGCTCACTCGGACTGGTCATATCGTGGGTATGATTTCTGCCCATTGGCGCAAACCCCATCAACCTCTAGAACGGGAACTCAATCTGCTTGAGGTGCTAACCCGTCAGGCTGCCGACCTAATCGAACAGCTACAAACCGCAGCCGAACTCAGTCAGCTTTTAGAACGAGAACGAGAAGCAAGGCAAGAAGCCGAACGCGCCAATCGCGTAAAAGATGAATTTCTCTCTATTCTCTCTCACGAATTGCGATCGCCTCTTAACCCCATCTTGGGCTGGTCGATTTTGCTGCAAAAGCAGAAATTAGACTCGACTCAAATGGCTAAAGGACTTGCCGCTATCGAACGAAATGCTAAAGTTCAAACTCAGTTGATTGACGATCTTCTGGATGTAGCAAGAATTTTAGAAAAAAAACTGAGACTGAAGCCAACTGCGGTCGCTCTTAACTCGGTCGTTGTGGCAGCGATTGAAACACTTAAAACCATAGCCGAATCTAAATCTATTTCTATTTCCCTAAATTCCGATCTATCTTCCTCGGAAAAAGTATGGGGAGATCCGGTACGTCTTCAGCAGATTGTCTGGAATTTGCTATCTAATGCCATTAAATTTACGCCTTCAGGAGGTCGGGTAGATATTCGGTTAGAGCGGATAGAAGATCTTGCCCAAATTACCGTTAGCGATACGGGAAAAGGTATCGCCCCCGATTTTCTGCCCTATATTTTTGAATCTTTCCGTCAGCAAGATGCTTCTACTACCCGAGAGTTTGGCGGTCTGGGTTTGGGTTTAGCCATTGTCCGCTATTTGGTAGAAGCCCACGATGGAACCATTATCGCTGACAGTTCGGGTGAAGGACTCGGGGCGACCTTTACGATCGAACTTCCGTTACTACAGGTTCCTCTCGATAGCAACGGCACCAGGGAATTGCCGCCCTCAGAACTCGATCTGACAGGAATTCGTATTTTAGCGGTTGACGATCGCGCCGATGCTAGAAATTTATTAACGGCAGTATTAACCTCCTACGGTGCTGAGGTGAGAACGGTTACATCGGCAAATGAAGTTTTGACAATTATCGACTCTTTTCAACCATACGTACTGATCGGCGATCTTGCTATGCCCGATATGGATGGCTACACTCTCATCGAACAGATTCGGGCATTACCTTCTCAAATCGGAGAACAGATAGTCGCGATCGCTTTAACCGCTTATGCCAGAGAAGAAGATCGCCAGCGGGCTTTAGCCAGTGGTTATCAAGCCTATTTGACTAAACCTTTAAATCCATTACGATTAGTACAAACTGTGGCAGATTTTTTTAACTGA